From Cheilinus undulatus linkage group 18, ASM1832078v1, whole genome shotgun sequence, the proteins below share one genomic window:
- the tmem30b gene encoding cell cycle control protein 50B: MVKEEKELANRPDNTAYTQQRLPAWQPMLSAGIVIPGFVLIGLAFIGIGVALFVTSQSIRVLELDYTGVEQNSPCFKCTEDVAKACTCEMKFDIDSLFEGPVFFYYGLTNFFQNQRKYGVSKDHYQLTGDLNNFKDPDEDCFPFQKDSSDKPIVPCGAIANSMFNDTFKLYQIVNGVKKQVPFDGKGIAWWTDYNVKYRNPSVTPLRNAFNSTVKPLYWSRPAYELDTSDPANNGFINQDFLVWMRRAALPDFRKLYRRITEGDYQRGLPAGNYSLEIAYNYPVLGFDGRKKVVLSNVSWMGGKNEFLGIAYLVFGSLCVTMSIVMLVVYAKFKFPEED; encoded by the exons ATGGTGAAGGAAGAAAAGGAGTTGGCCAACCGGCCTGACAACACAGCCTACACTCAGCAGAGGCTTCCAGCATGGCAGCCTATGCTTTCCGCTGGTATTGTCATCCCAGGGTTTGTCCTCATTGGCCTGGCATTCATCGGCATCGGAGTGGCCCTCTTTGTCACTTCACAGAGCATCCGAGTGTTGGAG CTTGACTACACTGGTGTTGAACAAAACTCACCCTGCTTCAAGTGTACAGAAGATGTTGCCAAAGCCTGTACCTGTGAGATGAAGTTCGACATTGACAGCCTATTCGAG GGGCCTGTGTTCTTTTATTATGGTTTGACAAACTTCTTCCAGAACCAGAGAAAGTATGGAGTGTCCAAAGATCACTACCAGCTGACGGGAGACCTCAATAACTTCAAG gatccTGATGAAGACTGTTTTCCCTTCCAAAAAGACAGCAGTGATAAACCAATTGTTCCATGTGGAGCAATAGCAAACAGCATGTTCAATG ATACCTTCAAGCTGTATCAGATCGTCAACGGGGTAAAGAAGCAGGTGCCATTTGATGGAAAAGGGATCGCCTGGTGGACGGATTACAACGTCAAATACAGGAACCCGTCAGTCACGCCACTGAGGAATGCATTCAACA GTACTGTGAAACCCCTGTACTGGTCCAGGCCTGCTTATGAGTTGGACACCTCAGACCCTGCCAACAATGGCTTCATCAATCAGGATTTCCTGGTGTGGATGAGGAGAGCAGCTCTGCCAGATTTCAGAAAGCTGTATCGCCGAATCACAGAGGGGGATTATCAAAGGGGCCTGCCAGCTGGAAACTACTCCCTTGAAATTGCCTACA ACTATCCCGTTTTGGGCTTTGATGGGAGGAAGAAGGTGGTGCTCAGCAACGTGTCCTGGATGGGTGGGAAAAATGAGTTCCTGGGCATTGCCTACCTCGTGTTTGGCTCTCTATGCGTCACCATGTCGATCGTTATGCTCGTCGTCTATGCAAAATTCAAATTTCCTGAGGAAGACTGA